A single window of Candidatus Dormiibacterota bacterium DNA harbors:
- a CDS encoding acyl-CoA dehydrogenase family protein, whose amino-acid sequence MATTVPERAQTQETEELILAVVRQLVVERVAPRAAEIDERGEFPMDLKQLFAQNDLLGIPIPVEYGGLGGTFLTYVKVVEEIAKACASSSLIVAVQELGMLPIFIGGDEAQKKHYLPKLASGEWIAAYALTESTSGSDAAGSMRTRAQRRGDTYVLNGTKIWITHGGLADVVCVFAVTDPSMGPKGISAFIVEKTFDGFNVGKKERKMGIRGSPTVELNFNDCIVPATNRIGAEGEGFKIAMRVLDKSRPGIAAQALGIAAGALEYATNYAKERIAFGKPIGQHQGVGFMLADMKTEVEAARLLLYEAARRCDEGTSDVTLWAAMAKLKCGDVAMAVTTDAVQVLGGFGYSADYPVERMMRDAKITQIYEGTQQIQRLVISRSIVGKSR is encoded by the coding sequence ATGGCCACCACGGTACCGGAGCGGGCACAAACGCAAGAAACCGAGGAGCTGATCCTCGCGGTCGTGCGACAGCTTGTCGTAGAGCGCGTCGCGCCGCGCGCCGCGGAGATCGACGAGCGCGGCGAGTTCCCGATGGATTTGAAGCAGCTCTTCGCGCAAAACGACTTGCTCGGCATCCCGATCCCGGTCGAGTACGGCGGACTCGGCGGGACGTTCCTCACCTACGTGAAGGTCGTCGAGGAAATTGCCAAGGCCTGCGCTTCGAGCTCGCTCATCGTCGCGGTGCAGGAGCTCGGCATGCTTCCGATTTTCATCGGCGGCGATGAGGCCCAGAAGAAGCACTACCTTCCGAAGCTCGCCTCCGGTGAGTGGATTGCCGCCTACGCGCTGACGGAAAGCACGAGCGGCTCCGATGCCGCGGGCTCGATGCGCACGCGCGCGCAACGGCGCGGCGACACGTACGTGCTCAATGGAACGAAGATTTGGATCACCCACGGCGGCCTCGCCGATGTGGTCTGCGTCTTCGCCGTGACCGATCCGTCGATGGGGCCCAAGGGCATCAGCGCGTTCATCGTCGAGAAGACGTTCGACGGTTTCAACGTCGGCAAGAAGGAGCGCAAGATGGGCATCCGCGGATCGCCGACCGTCGAGCTCAACTTCAACGACTGCATCGTTCCGGCGACAAACCGCATCGGGGCGGAGGGCGAGGGCTTCAAGATCGCGATGCGGGTGCTTGACAAATCGCGCCCCGGCATCGCGGCGCAAGCGCTGGGAATCGCTGCCGGAGCACTTGAGTACGCAACCAATTACGCCAAGGAGCGAATCGCCTTCGGCAAGCCGATCGGTCAGCATCAAGGCGTGGGATTCATGCTCGCCGACATGAAGACGGAGGTCGAGGCGGCGCGCCTCCTCCTTTATGAAGCTGCGCGCCGGTGCGACGAGGGTACCTCGGACGTAACGCTCTGGGCGGCCATGGCCAAGCTCAAATGCGGCGACGTCGCGATGGCGGTGACGACCGATGCGGTTCAGGTCCTCGGCGGGTTCGGCTACTCCGCCGATTACCCCGTGGAGCGTATGATGCGCGACGCCAAGATCACGCAGATCTACGAAGGAACGCAGCAGATACAGCGCCTCGTGATCTCGCGCTCTATCGTGGGCAAGAGCCGCTAG